From Carassius auratus strain Wakin chromosome 22, ASM336829v1, whole genome shotgun sequence, a single genomic window includes:
- the ccdc66 gene encoding coiled-coil domain-containing protein 66 isoform X2: MMKNLGDGLLFELENGKPRLVLAQYGAESKSSNKKGSCQIPPRNKTHKIINSKQCPPQPDKAEKVKRSKNTPLVSCVGQKSMGGPKSRSSEVVKAQSDSTATGQQKKESMVCLTQEQFQQILSTISSSSAANTHSHTEAVASSEENCPGTTGTGEESILDKHNDRHRASHEKAERQPLSDEQHSGFFSTFGEREREQDKLEARRAQWRRELDEQMALKRQQKAGLKDMKAHSESYEARLKDQPDTDGPSSRRAAGAESSNYRAPAQTQRELPAASRSVFIVGEAAPVEDLFSAQRQEQQRRWLQELDKQREEDKLRRQHDKEINSQGEDMERWALHFDSLHQPSAVVPERGVPDPSSCLSHRSVSGALSTAWDGSSAFGGDSLGRASVDTTQGNQQRSSYLRTMTALLDPAQIEERERRKLKQLEHQRAIEAQVEERRRQKEKEETIRRSQEQAEERRLEREREQLQQQYMKDSERQRHREVKHTRSTQT; the protein is encoded by the exons ATGATGAAGAATCTGGG TGATGGCTTGTTGTTTGAGCTGGAGAATGGCAAGCCCAGGCTTGTGTTGGCTCAATATG GTGCTGAATCAAAGTCTTCTAATAAGAAGGGCTCTTGTCAG ATTCCTCCAaggaataaaacacacaaaatcatCAACTCCAAACAATGTCCTCCTCAACCAGACAAAGCCGAAAAGGTAAAAAGAAGCAAAAACACACCATTAGTCAGTTGTGTTGGGCAGAAGAGCATGGGCGGACCCAAGAGCAGGTCCAGCGAGGTGGTGAAAGCGCAGTCGGACAGCACAGCCACTGGACAGCAGAAGAAGGAGAGCATGGTGTGTCTGACACAGGAGCAGTTCCAGCAGATACTGAGCACCATCAGCAGCTCATCCgctgcaaacacacactctcacacag AAGCTGTGGCCAGCTCAGAGGAAAACTGTCCTGGAACTACAGGAACTGGTGAAGAGTCGATCCTGGACAAACATAATGACAGACACAGAGCATCACATGAAAAGGCAGAAAGACA GCCTCTGTCAGATGAGCAGCACTCAGGGTTTTTCAGCACATTTGGAGAAAGGGAACGAGAGCAAGACAAACTGGAAGCCAGAAGAGCTCAGTGGAGGAGAGAGCTGG ATGAGCAGATGGCTCTGAAGAGGCAGCAGAAAGCCGGTCTCAAAGATATGAAAGCTCACAGTGAATCTTATGAAGCCAGGCTGAAAGACCAGCCTGACACA GACGGGCCGAGCTCACGGAGGGCTGCTGGAGCAGAGAGCTCAAACTACAGAGCTCCAGCCCAGACTCAGAGAGAGCTCCCTGCTGCCAGCCGCTCTGTCTTCATAGTGGGG GAAGCGGCTCCTGTGGAGGACTTGTTCAGTGCTCAGAGACAGGAGCAGCAGAGACGCTGGCTACAGGAACTGGACAAGCAGAGAGAAGAGGACAAACTACGCCGACAGCACGACAAAGAGATCAACAGCCAG GGCGAGGACATGGAGCGCTGGGCCCTTCATTTTGACTCTCTCCATCAGCCCTCAGCTGTGGTCCCCGAGCGAGGGGTCCCTGACCCCAGCAGCTGTCTGTCTCACCGCTCCGTCTCCGGAGCTCTGTCCACGGCGTGGGACGGCTCGAGTGCGTTTGGAGGGGACAGTCTGGGGAGGGCCAGCGTGGACACCACTCAGGGAAACCAACAGAGATCCAG TTACCTTCGCACAATGACAGCCTTGCTGGACCCTGCTCAGATCGAGGAGCGAGAACGCAGGAAACTCAAACAGCTGGAGCACCAG CGGGCCATTGAGGCTCAGGTAGAGGAGCGCAGGcggcagaaagagaaagaggagacCATACGACGGTCACAGGAACAAGCCGAGGAGAGGAGGCTTGAAAGAGAGCGAGAACAGCTCCAGCAGCAGTATATGAAGGAcagcgagagacagagacacagagaggtAAAACACACACGCTCTACACAGACATAA
- the ccdc66 gene encoding coiled-coil domain-containing protein 66 isoform X1: protein MMKNLGDGLLFELENGKPRLVLAQYGAESKSSNKKGSCQIPPRNKTHKIINSKQCPPQPDKAEKVKRSKNTPLVSCVGQKSMGGPKSRSSEVVKAQSDSTATGQQKKESMVCLTQEQFQQILSTISSSSAANTHSHTAEAVASSEENCPGTTGTGEESILDKHNDRHRASHEKAERQPLSDEQHSGFFSTFGEREREQDKLEARRAQWRRELDEQMALKRQQKAGLKDMKAHSESYEARLKDQPDTDGPSSRRAAGAESSNYRAPAQTQRELPAASRSVFIVGEAAPVEDLFSAQRQEQQRRWLQELDKQREEDKLRRQHDKEINSQGEDMERWALHFDSLHQPSAVVPERGVPDPSSCLSHRSVSGALSTAWDGSSAFGGDSLGRASVDTTQGNQQRSSYLRTMTALLDPAQIEERERRKLKQLEHQRAIEAQVEERRRQKEKEETIRRSQEQAEERRLEREREQLQQQYMKDSERQRHREVKHTRSTQT from the exons ATGATGAAGAATCTGGG TGATGGCTTGTTGTTTGAGCTGGAGAATGGCAAGCCCAGGCTTGTGTTGGCTCAATATG GTGCTGAATCAAAGTCTTCTAATAAGAAGGGCTCTTGTCAG ATTCCTCCAaggaataaaacacacaaaatcatCAACTCCAAACAATGTCCTCCTCAACCAGACAAAGCCGAAAAGGTAAAAAGAAGCAAAAACACACCATTAGTCAGTTGTGTTGGGCAGAAGAGCATGGGCGGACCCAAGAGCAGGTCCAGCGAGGTGGTGAAAGCGCAGTCGGACAGCACAGCCACTGGACAGCAGAAGAAGGAGAGCATGGTGTGTCTGACACAGGAGCAGTTCCAGCAGATACTGAGCACCATCAGCAGCTCATCCgctgcaaacacacactctcacacag CAGAAGCTGTGGCCAGCTCAGAGGAAAACTGTCCTGGAACTACAGGAACTGGTGAAGAGTCGATCCTGGACAAACATAATGACAGACACAGAGCATCACATGAAAAGGCAGAAAGACA GCCTCTGTCAGATGAGCAGCACTCAGGGTTTTTCAGCACATTTGGAGAAAGGGAACGAGAGCAAGACAAACTGGAAGCCAGAAGAGCTCAGTGGAGGAGAGAGCTGG ATGAGCAGATGGCTCTGAAGAGGCAGCAGAAAGCCGGTCTCAAAGATATGAAAGCTCACAGTGAATCTTATGAAGCCAGGCTGAAAGACCAGCCTGACACA GACGGGCCGAGCTCACGGAGGGCTGCTGGAGCAGAGAGCTCAAACTACAGAGCTCCAGCCCAGACTCAGAGAGAGCTCCCTGCTGCCAGCCGCTCTGTCTTCATAGTGGGG GAAGCGGCTCCTGTGGAGGACTTGTTCAGTGCTCAGAGACAGGAGCAGCAGAGACGCTGGCTACAGGAACTGGACAAGCAGAGAGAAGAGGACAAACTACGCCGACAGCACGACAAAGAGATCAACAGCCAG GGCGAGGACATGGAGCGCTGGGCCCTTCATTTTGACTCTCTCCATCAGCCCTCAGCTGTGGTCCCCGAGCGAGGGGTCCCTGACCCCAGCAGCTGTCTGTCTCACCGCTCCGTCTCCGGAGCTCTGTCCACGGCGTGGGACGGCTCGAGTGCGTTTGGAGGGGACAGTCTGGGGAGGGCCAGCGTGGACACCACTCAGGGAAACCAACAGAGATCCAG TTACCTTCGCACAATGACAGCCTTGCTGGACCCTGCTCAGATCGAGGAGCGAGAACGCAGGAAACTCAAACAGCTGGAGCACCAG CGGGCCATTGAGGCTCAGGTAGAGGAGCGCAGGcggcagaaagagaaagaggagacCATACGACGGTCACAGGAACAAGCCGAGGAGAGGAGGCTTGAAAGAGAGCGAGAACAGCTCCAGCAGCAGTATATGAAGGAcagcgagagacagagacacagagaggtAAAACACACACGCTCTACACAGACATAA